The Salmonella enterica subsp. houtenae serovar Houten genome has a segment encoding these proteins:
- the znuC gene encoding high-affinity zinc transporter ATPase, producing MTSLVSLENVSVSFGQRRVLSDVSLELSPGKILTLLGPNGAGKSTLVRVVLGLVAPDEGVIKRNGQLRIGYVPQKLYLDTTLPLTVNRFLRLRPDTQKTDILPALKRVQAGHLIDAPMQKLSGGETQRVLLARALLNRPQLLVLDEPTQGVDVNGQVALYDLIDQLRRELVCAVLMVSHDLHLVMAKTDEVLCLNHHICCSGAPEVVSMHPEFISMFGPRGAEQLGIYRHHHNHRHDLQGRIVLRRGNGHS from the coding sequence ATGACAAGTTTAGTTTCACTGGAAAACGTCTCGGTCTCATTTGGTCAACGCCGCGTCCTCTCTGATGTGTCGCTTGAATTGAGTCCAGGGAAAATTTTAACGCTTCTCGGCCCTAACGGCGCGGGGAAGTCAACGCTTGTGCGCGTGGTTTTAGGACTGGTAGCCCCTGATGAAGGGGTGATCAAGCGCAACGGACAACTCCGTATCGGCTATGTTCCCCAAAAGCTCTATCTCGATACCACGCTTCCGCTGACAGTAAACCGTTTTTTACGTTTGCGCCCCGACACGCAAAAAACGGATATTCTCCCGGCGCTTAAACGCGTTCAGGCTGGCCATCTGATTGACGCGCCCATGCAAAAACTCTCCGGTGGCGAGACGCAGCGCGTACTACTGGCCCGCGCTCTGCTTAACAGACCACAGTTGCTGGTACTCGATGAGCCTACACAAGGCGTGGATGTCAACGGCCAGGTCGCGTTATACGACCTTATCGATCAGTTGCGCCGCGAACTCGTTTGCGCCGTGCTGATGGTATCGCATGATCTCCATCTGGTCATGGCGAAAACGGATGAGGTGTTATGCCTGAACCATCATATTTGCTGTTCCGGCGCGCCGGAAGTGGTATCTATGCATCCGGAATTTATCTCTATGTTTGGCCCGCGTGGCGCAGAGCAATTAGGGATTTATCGCCATCATCATAATCATCGCCACGATTTACAGGGTCGTATTGTACTGCGCCGGGGAAATGGTCACTCATGA
- the yebI gene encoding high-affinity zinc uptake system membrane protein, with product MIELLLPGWLAGMLLACAAGPLGSFVVWRRMSYFGDTLAHASLLGVAFGLLLDVNPFYAVIAVTLLLAAGLVWLEKRPHLAIDTLLGIMAHSALSLGLVVVSLMSNVRVDLMAYLFGDLLAVTPEDLISIAIGVVIVLAILSWQWRNLLSMTISPDLAFVDGVKLQRVKLLLMLVTALTIGVAMKFVGALIITSLLIIPAATARRFARTPEQMAGVAVVAGMLAVTGGLTFSAFYDTPAGPSVVLCAALLFIFSMMKKQAS from the coding sequence ATGATTGAATTATTACTGCCCGGCTGGCTGGCCGGGATGCTGCTGGCCTGCGCCGCAGGTCCGTTGGGCTCATTTGTAGTCTGGCGTCGGATGTCCTATTTTGGCGATACGCTGGCTCACGCGTCGCTGCTGGGCGTGGCGTTTGGCCTGTTGCTGGACGTTAACCCCTTTTATGCGGTCATCGCCGTGACGCTGTTGCTGGCCGCCGGTCTGGTATGGCTGGAGAAACGCCCTCACCTCGCGATTGATACCTTACTGGGCATTATGGCACACAGCGCCTTGTCTTTAGGACTGGTCGTTGTCAGCCTGATGTCCAATGTCCGCGTTGATTTAATGGCTTATCTGTTTGGCGATTTGCTCGCCGTCACGCCGGAAGATCTTATCTCGATCGCCATTGGGGTGGTTATTGTGCTGGCTATTCTCTCCTGGCAGTGGCGTAACTTATTATCGATGACTATCAGCCCGGATCTTGCCTTTGTGGATGGCGTGAAGTTACAGCGCGTGAAGCTGCTATTAATGCTGGTGACGGCGTTAACCATCGGCGTAGCGATGAAATTTGTCGGAGCGCTGATCATTACGTCGCTACTGATTATCCCCGCCGCAACCGCGCGTCGCTTTGCCCGTACGCCGGAGCAGATGGCGGGCGTAGCGGTGGTAGCAGGAATGCTCGCCGTCACGGGCGGGCTGACCTTCTCCGCGTTCTATGACACGCCAGCAGGTCCGTCAGTGGTATTGTGCGCAGCTCTGCTATTTATCTTCAGCATGATGAAAAAACAGGCCAGTTGA
- the ruvA gene encoding Holliday junction DNA helicase RuvA — MIGRLRGIILEKQPPIVLLETGGVGYEVHMPMTCFYELPESGKEAIVFTHFVVREDAQLLYGFNNKQERTLFKELIKTNGVGPKLALAILSGMSAQQFVNAVEREDPAALVKLPGIGKKTAERLIVEMKDRFKGLHGDLFTPAVDLVLTSPASPTTDDAEQEAVAALVALGYKPQEASRMVSKIARPDASSETLIRDALRAAL; from the coding sequence GTGATAGGCAGACTCAGAGGCATTATTCTCGAAAAACAACCCCCGATCGTGCTGCTGGAGACAGGGGGCGTAGGCTATGAAGTGCATATGCCCATGACCTGTTTCTATGAACTCCCGGAATCCGGAAAGGAAGCGATTGTCTTCACCCACTTTGTGGTGCGTGAAGATGCGCAGTTGCTGTACGGATTCAACAATAAGCAAGAGCGCACGCTGTTTAAAGAGCTAATTAAAACGAATGGCGTCGGGCCCAAGCTGGCGCTGGCGATCCTCTCTGGCATGTCGGCGCAACAGTTCGTCAATGCAGTTGAACGTGAAGATCCTGCGGCGTTGGTGAAATTACCCGGCATCGGTAAAAAAACGGCCGAACGATTGATTGTGGAAATGAAGGACCGCTTTAAAGGGCTACATGGCGATCTCTTTACGCCAGCGGTCGATCTGGTATTGACGTCGCCAGCCAGCCCGACAACGGACGATGCGGAGCAAGAAGCGGTTGCTGCGCTGGTGGCGCTGGGTTATAAACCGCAAGAAGCCAGTCGGATGGTGAGCAAAATCGCTCGTCCGGACGCAAGCAGTGAAACACTGATTCGCGACGCGTTACGCGCCGCGTTATGA
- the ruvB gene encoding Holliday junction DNA helicase codes for MIEADRLISAGATIAEDVADRAIRPKLLAEYVGQPQVRSQMEIFIQAAKLRGDALDHLLIFGPPGLGKTTLANIVANEMGVNLRTTSGPVLEKAGDLAAMLTNLEPHDVLFIDEIHRLSPVVEEVLYPAMEDYQLDIMIGEGPAARSIKIDLPPFTLIGATTRAGSLTSPLRDRFGIVQRLEFYQVPDLQHIVGRSARHMGLEMSDDGALEVARRARGTPRIANRLLRRVRDFAEVKHDGAISAEIAAQALDMLNVDAEGFDYMDRKLLLAVIDKFFGGPVGLDNLAAAIGEERETIEDVLEPYLIQQGFLQRTPRGRMATVRAWNHFGITPPEMP; via the coding sequence ATGATAGAAGCAGATCGCCTGATTTCAGCAGGCGCCACGATCGCAGAAGACGTTGCCGATCGCGCCATTCGCCCTAAGCTGTTGGCGGAGTATGTCGGTCAACCGCAGGTGCGCTCCCAGATGGAGATCTTTATTCAGGCGGCAAAACTGCGCGGCGACGCATTAGATCACTTGCTGATTTTTGGCCCGCCAGGGTTAGGTAAAACGACGCTGGCGAATATCGTGGCCAATGAAATGGGCGTCAATCTGCGTACCACATCCGGCCCGGTGTTGGAAAAAGCGGGCGATCTGGCGGCCATGCTCACCAATCTTGAACCACATGATGTGCTGTTTATTGATGAGATTCACCGGCTTTCACCGGTGGTGGAAGAGGTACTCTATCCGGCGATGGAAGATTACCAGTTGGATATCATGATTGGCGAAGGGCCAGCCGCGCGGTCGATTAAAATCGACCTGCCGCCGTTTACGCTTATTGGCGCGACGACGCGAGCAGGTTCGCTGACCTCGCCGCTACGCGACCGTTTTGGTATTGTGCAGCGCCTGGAGTTCTACCAGGTGCCCGATCTGCAGCATATCGTCGGGCGCAGCGCCCGGCACATGGGGCTTGAGATGAGCGATGACGGCGCGCTGGAAGTGGCGCGTCGGGCGCGTGGTACGCCACGTATTGCCAACCGTCTGCTCAGACGTGTGCGTGATTTCGCCGAGGTGAAGCATGACGGGGCTATTTCAGCGGAAATTGCCGCGCAGGCGCTGGATATGTTGAACGTCGATGCGGAAGGTTTTGACTATATGGATCGCAAGCTGCTGCTGGCGGTTATTGATAAATTCTTCGGCGGCCCGGTGGGACTGGATAACCTCGCGGCGGCGATTGGCGAAGAGCGTGAAACTATCGAAGACGTGCTGGAGCCGTATCTGATTCAGCAGGGCTTTTTACAGCGCACGCCGCGCGGAAGAATGGCGACAGTGCGTGCGTGGAACCACTTTGGTATTACACCGCCAGAAATGCCTTAA
- the lytM gene encoding Cell wall endopeptidase family M23/M37, with the protein MQQIARSVALAFNNLPRPHRVMLGSLTVLTLAVAVWRPYVYHPESAPIVKTIELEKSEIRSLLPEASEPIDQAAQEDEAIPQDELDDKTAGEVGVHEYVVSTGDTLSSILNQYGIDMSDISRLAASDKELRNLKIGQQLSWTLTADGDLQRLTWEVSRRETRTYDRTANGFKMSSEMQQGDWVNSLLKGTVGGSFVASAKEAGLTSSEISAVIKAMQWQMDFRKLKKGDEFSVLMSREMLDGKREQSQLLGVRMRSDGKDYYAIRAADGKFYDRNGVGLAKGFLRFPTAKQFRISSNFNPRRLNPVTGRVAPHRGVDFAMPQGTPVLSVGDGEVVVAKRSGAAGYYIAIRHGRTYTTRYMHLRKLLVKPGQKVKRGDRIALSGNTGRSTGPHLHYEVWINQQAVNPLTAKLPRTEGLTGSDRREYLAQVKEVLPQLRFD; encoded by the coding sequence GTGCAACAGATAGCCCGCTCTGTCGCCCTGGCATTTAATAATCTGCCCCGACCCCATCGCGTTATGCTGGGGTCACTTACTGTTCTGACACTGGCCGTCGCCGTATGGCGGCCCTATGTTTACCACCCGGAATCCGCGCCAATCGTTAAAACTATTGAACTGGAGAAAAGCGAGATCCGTTCCCTCTTACCCGAGGCGAGCGAACCCATCGATCAGGCCGCGCAGGAAGATGAGGCTATTCCTCAGGATGAGCTGGATGATAAAACCGCAGGCGAAGTCGGCGTCCATGAATACGTCGTCTCCACAGGCGATACGTTAAGCAGCATTCTGAATCAGTACGGCATCGATATGAGCGATATTAGCCGACTTGCCGCTTCTGATAAGGAGCTGCGAAATCTGAAAATTGGTCAACAGCTTTCCTGGACACTGACCGCCGATGGCGATTTACAGCGTCTGACATGGGAAGTCTCCCGCCGTGAAACGCGTACCTACGATCGCACTGCCAACGGTTTTAAAATGAGCAGTGAAATGCAGCAGGGGGACTGGGTCAACAGTCTGCTGAAAGGCACGGTAGGGGGTAGCTTTGTCGCCAGCGCGAAAGAGGCAGGTTTAACCAGCAGCGAAATCAGCGCAGTGATAAAAGCAATGCAGTGGCAGATGGATTTTCGGAAGCTGAAAAAGGGCGATGAATTTTCGGTTCTGATGTCGCGCGAGATGCTGGATGGCAAGCGTGAACAGAGTCAGTTGTTGGGCGTGCGGATGCGTTCCGATGGTAAAGATTACTACGCCATTCGCGCCGCTGACGGTAAATTCTATGACCGTAATGGGGTTGGTCTGGCGAAAGGCTTTTTACGCTTCCCGACCGCAAAACAGTTCCGCATCTCCTCCAACTTCAATCCGCGCCGTCTGAACCCGGTTACCGGACGCGTTGCGCCGCATCGTGGCGTTGACTTTGCGATGCCGCAGGGTACGCCGGTGCTGTCGGTGGGGGATGGGGAGGTAGTGGTCGCTAAACGTAGCGGCGCTGCCGGTTACTACATTGCGATTCGTCATGGACGCACCTACACCACACGTTATATGCACTTGCGTAAGCTGCTGGTGAAACCGGGGCAAAAAGTGAAACGTGGCGATCGTATTGCGCTTTCTGGTAACACCGGGCGTTCCACAGGGCCGCATCTGCATTATGAGGTATGGATCAACCAGCAAGCCGTTAACCCTCTAACAGCAAAATTGCCGCGCACGGAGGGTCTGACGGGGTCAGATCGTCGTGAATACCTGGCGCAGGTGAAAGAGGTTCTGCCGCAACTGCGCTTCGATTAA
- the znuA gene encoding high-affinity zinc transporter periplasmic protein → MIGRIMLQKNTLLFAALSAALWGSATQAADAAVVASLKPLGFIASAIADGVTDTQVLLPDGASEHDYSLRPSDVKRLQGADLVVWVGPEMEAFMEKSVRNIPGNKQVTIAQLADVKPLLMKGADDDEDEHAHTGADKEKGDVHHHHGEYNMHLWLSPEIARATAVAIHEKLVELMPQSRAKLDANLKDFEAQLAATDKQVGNELAPLKGKGYFVFHDAYGYYEKHYGLTPLGHFTVNPEIQPGAQRLHEIRTQLVEQKATCVFAEPQFRPAVVEAVARGTSVRMGTLDPLGTNIKLGKTSYSAFLSQLANQYASCLKGD, encoded by the coding sequence ATGATTGGTCGCATTATGTTACAGAAAAATACGCTTCTTTTCGCAGCATTATCCGCCGCGCTTTGGGGGAGTGCAACCCAGGCTGCCGACGCCGCCGTTGTCGCTTCGCTTAAACCGCTTGGGTTTATCGCTTCCGCCATTGCTGACGGTGTTACAGATACGCAAGTCTTACTCCCGGATGGGGCTTCCGAGCATGATTATTCATTGCGTCCATCAGACGTAAAACGCTTACAGGGCGCGGACTTAGTCGTCTGGGTTGGACCGGAAATGGAAGCTTTTATGGAGAAGTCGGTCAGGAATATTCCTGGTAACAAGCAGGTCACCATTGCGCAACTCGCTGATGTGAAACCGTTACTCATGAAGGGTGCGGATGATGATGAGGATGAACATGCGCATACGGGTGCCGATAAGGAAAAAGGTGACGTACATCACCATCACGGCGAATATAACATGCATCTTTGGCTCTCCCCAGAGATAGCGCGGGCTACAGCGGTTGCAATCCATGAAAAATTAGTGGAACTTATGCCGCAAAGTCGAGCCAAACTCGACGCCAACCTGAAGGATTTTGAGGCACAATTAGCCGCAACCGATAAACAGGTCGGTAACGAGCTCGCGCCGCTCAAGGGGAAAGGGTATTTCGTTTTTCATGACGCCTACGGTTACTACGAAAAACACTACGGACTCACCCCACTCGGTCACTTTACCGTGAACCCTGAGATACAACCTGGCGCGCAGCGTTTACATGAAATAAGAACACAGTTGGTTGAGCAAAAAGCGACCTGCGTTTTTGCTGAGCCACAATTCAGGCCAGCGGTCGTGGAAGCCGTGGCGAGAGGGACATCCGTTCGAATGGGAACACTGGACCCCCTCGGGACGAACATTAAACTGGGTAAAACAAGCTATTCAGCGTTTTTAAGCCAATTAGCCAACCAGTATGCGAGCTGCCTGAAAGGAGATTAA